A stretch of the Aegilops tauschii subsp. strangulata cultivar AL8/78 chromosome 4, Aet v6.0, whole genome shotgun sequence genome encodes the following:
- the LOC120962554 gene encoding uncharacterized protein, producing MISSCMSFTLPLNQLVVSVKAATCGAKVVGPLSKTWVLVDDVPVGLRTAEFMMAFGTLIGKPVEVDSESLGKVGPVHLSIWCVDPVCVHGAVDVFPSSEGVRLRVRVKGVDAFQAPSPPPPSNSADPDDKQGDGLAGGQNPSGGTDPCFTQSEWDGLEPEEQELFKANAPVDEAQKDAGANQAMDKAPLGNPASKGTPISGVCSNLPARPQSPSFSGIEDLPVSPPRSTGPASKKKKKTSVRKFSAKSRASSGSKQSMTGLVPCLDKDLGAASGSGQGPASPVLRSPMLRSPASTAHKGRRVRESGESVAARAERRAAARDLPASAVEIID from the exons ATGATTTCTTCGTGTATGAGCTTCACTTTACCTCTCAACCAGCTGGTTGTCTCAGTTAAGGCGGCCACATGTGGTGCGAAGGTGGTTGGTCCTCTGTCCAAGACGTGGGTGCTAGTAGATGATGTGCCAGTGGGTTTGCGAACGGCTGAGTTCATGATGGCGTTTGGGACTCTCATTGGCAAGCCTGTGGAAGTTGATTCTGAATCTTTGGGTAAGGTTGGCCCGGTGCACCTCAGTATTTGGTGCGTTGATCCTGTCTGTGTGCATGGTGCTGTGGATGTGTTCCCGTCTTCTGAGGGTGTTCGACTGCGGGTTCGGGTCAAAGGTGTTGATGCTTTCCAGGCTCCATCTCCGCCTCCTCCTTCCAACTCGGCTGATCCTGATGATAAGCAGGGAGATGGTTTGGCTGGTGGGCAGAACCCAAGTGGAGGTACCGACCCTTGTTTCACCCAGTCTGAATGGGATGGACTGGAGCCTGAAGAGCAGGAATTGTTTAAGGCCAATGCCCCGGTTgatgaagctcagaaggatgcaGGTGCCAATCAGGCGATGGACAAGGCCCCCCTTGGGAATCCTGCTAGCAAAGGCACACCGATCTCTGGTGTTTGCTCCAACCTTCCTGCTCGACCGCAATCACCTTCATTTTCTGGGATTGAAGATCTACCTGTGTCTCCTCCTCGCTCCACTGGACCTGcatctaagaagaagaagaaaacctcCGTCAGAAAGTTCTCAGCTAAGAGCAGGGCCTCTTCTGGTTCCAAGCAATCCATGACGGGCCTGGTTCCTTGTCTGGACAAGGATCTGGGGGCTGCTTCGGGTTCCGGCCAGGGTCCGGCCTCGCCAGTTCTGCGCTCTCCGATGCTGCGGTCGCCCGCGTCCACGGCGCACAAGGGGCGTCGCGTGCGTGAATCTGGCGAGTCGGTGGCGGCGCGGGCTGAAAGGCGGGCTGCGGCCAGGGATCTTCCTGCTTCAG CAGTGGAAATCATTGACTAA